In Dyadobacter sp. CECT 9275, the following proteins share a genomic window:
- a CDS encoding HAD family hydrolase, with the protein MVKGVLIDYGGTIDTNGLHWGAVLWDSYQKHQVNIDKALFSKAYAFGERSLAIHPIVKPEHSFHDTLVLKTEQQFKFLKENGYPTDDRLIESIASDCNAFAQQTVERAKPVLTSLAQEYPLVLVSNFYGNIHTVLEIFGIAHLFKTIIESAVVGVRKPDPKIYQLGADFLELDPMDCVVIGDSFIKDIVPAKQLGCRAIWLNVTGWEEAKTASDGQWMADAEITEFASVTNEMKKLK; encoded by the coding sequence ATGGTAAAAGGAGTTTTGATAGATTACGGCGGTACAATAGATACCAATGGCCTGCACTGGGGAGCGGTGTTGTGGGATAGCTACCAGAAACATCAGGTAAATATTGACAAGGCCTTGTTTTCAAAAGCTTATGCCTTTGGAGAAAGGTCCCTGGCCATCCACCCGATCGTAAAACCTGAGCATTCGTTTCACGATACCCTTGTTCTAAAAACCGAACAGCAGTTTAAATTTTTAAAAGAGAACGGATACCCGACAGACGACCGGCTTATTGAATCCATCGCAAGTGACTGTAATGCCTTTGCACAGCAAACAGTGGAGCGGGCAAAACCGGTACTTACCTCGCTGGCACAGGAATACCCGCTGGTACTGGTTTCCAATTTCTACGGGAATATCCACACGGTGCTGGAAATATTCGGGATTGCCCATCTGTTTAAAACCATTATTGAGTCGGCCGTGGTAGGCGTAAGAAAACCGGATCCGAAGATATACCAGCTCGGTGCCGATTTTCTGGAACTCGACCCTATGGATTGTGTGGTGATAGGCGATTCATTTATAAAAGATATTGTTCCTGCAAAACAGTTGGGCTGTCGGGCGATCTGGCTCAACGTGACAGGCTGGGAAGAAGCGAAAACCGCTAGTGACGGTCAATGGATGGCAGACGCCGAAATTACAGAATTTGCCAGCGTGACCAACGAAATGAAGAAATTGAAATAG
- a CDS encoding DUF4833 domain-containing protein, with the protein MKYVISIILIALPLLFSFKRFDRVTVHPDLSLSDPDTFPVPSNVPKLLFYIQRDPNTNTIVYELNQDERGQISEKQPVHTFWIRYPEGGIRKDLNYLQRKFAYGINSRALGNGVFELRSVAYSKLPMYLRRDVKNQYHVYTDINNKKCMLSRVFIRIDGGSFWSPNVLYIELKGVDIATGKTVVQRIKPS; encoded by the coding sequence ATGAAATACGTCATCAGCATTATACTTATAGCGCTTCCGCTGCTGTTTTCATTCAAACGTTTTGACCGTGTCACGGTACATCCAGATTTAAGCCTGAGTGATCCGGATACCTTTCCGGTACCATCCAATGTTCCCAAGTTGCTGTTTTACATTCAACGTGACCCGAACACCAATACGATCGTCTATGAATTAAACCAGGACGAGCGCGGGCAGATCAGTGAAAAACAGCCCGTTCACACTTTCTGGATCCGATACCCCGAAGGCGGTATCCGTAAAGATCTGAATTATCTGCAACGAAAATTTGCCTACGGGATCAATTCCAGGGCACTCGGTAACGGCGTTTTTGAGCTGCGGTCTGTCGCATACTCCAAACTTCCGATGTATTTACGGCGTGATGTCAAAAATCAATACCATGTGTATACCGACATCAATAATAAAAAATGTATGCTGAGCCGGGTTTTTATCCGGATCGACGGCGGTTCGTTCTGGTCTCCCAACGTACTCTATATAGAGCTCAAGGGAGTAGATATTGCAACGGGAAAAACAGTTGTTCAACGCATAAAACCATCCTGA
- a CDS encoding DUF418 domain-containing protein, whose product MNSLYPGRFASLDMIRGIAVLGILVINIQTYTLFAFLQPEQVYDLRLDIPEAYLPVEFLIRLLFKGQFYTLYSFLFGLGFYLMFKKNEQAGLDAAALFRRRLWILLCLGLIHALVFWFGDVLHKYALLGFTLLYFNRKSIPSLIRWIGILAAFFIVLQVVKILFFPVSAESAAANKVATEEVIMQVIHTWRKGSLTEVMTMQKLGVVMLYAMSAQNGFMNIIHYEMMFLLGLIAGKMRYFYRIETLRAKALMIAWSILPVALLLKFISCLPLLAGEPFSENLRAGESLIISVSEFLGIASLTFVYLTFLSVTLRERPSGILLWIAHAGRLGLTNYIMQTFICMMVFYGYAGGMAGRLTLAGSFVPVALIYAFQLWFSSVWLRYHTLGPMENLWRVLTYRKDKTGKGWEKWKTEMQSQHLNQ is encoded by the coding sequence ATGAATTCCTTATACCCCGGGCGTTTTGCTTCCCTTGATATGATCAGAGGTATTGCCGTGCTGGGTATTCTGGTGATAAACATCCAGACCTATACCCTGTTTGCGTTCCTCCAGCCTGAGCAGGTATATGATTTAAGGCTCGATATTCCCGAAGCCTACCTTCCCGTTGAGTTCTTGATCCGCCTGCTTTTTAAGGGGCAATTTTATACGCTGTACAGCTTTCTGTTTGGACTGGGTTTTTACCTGATGTTTAAAAAAAATGAGCAGGCCGGTTTGGATGCTGCCGCTCTTTTTCGTCGCAGGCTTTGGATACTGTTGTGTTTGGGGCTTATACATGCCTTAGTCTTCTGGTTTGGCGATGTCCTGCATAAATATGCCCTGCTTGGTTTTACGCTGTTGTATTTCAACAGGAAGTCGATCCCATCTCTGATCAGGTGGATTGGTATACTGGCTGCTTTTTTCATCGTATTGCAGGTTGTCAAAATATTGTTTTTCCCGGTATCGGCCGAATCCGCGGCGGCAAACAAAGTAGCTACGGAGGAAGTGATCATGCAGGTGATACATACCTGGCGAAAAGGTTCGCTAACTGAGGTGATGACCATGCAAAAATTAGGTGTGGTGATGCTGTACGCCATGTCCGCCCAAAACGGTTTTATGAATATCATTCATTATGAAATGATGTTCCTGCTTGGCCTCATAGCCGGTAAAATGCGTTATTTCTATCGGATTGAAACACTTAGGGCCAAGGCCCTGATGATTGCGTGGAGCATCCTTCCTGTTGCTTTGCTGTTGAAATTTATTTCCTGTTTACCGTTGCTTGCAGGTGAGCCGTTCAGTGAAAATCTGCGGGCCGGAGAAAGTCTGATTATCTCAGTTTCTGAATTTCTGGGCATTGCTTCTCTTACCTTTGTGTACCTTACCTTTCTATCGGTCACCTTGCGTGAAAGACCCTCAGGAATTCTTTTATGGATTGCCCATGCAGGAAGGCTTGGGCTTACCAATTACATCATGCAGACGTTTATTTGCATGATGGTCTTCTATGGATATGCAGGAGGAATGGCGGGAAGGCTTACCCTGGCCGGATCATTCGTGCCGGTGGCACTCATTTATGCTTTTCAGTTATGGTTCAGTAGTGTATGGCTCAGGTACCACACGCTTGGCCCGATGGAAAACTTATGGAGGGTACTGACTTATCGGAAAGATAAAACCGGGAAGGGATGGGAGAAATGGAAAACAGAAATGCAATCCCAACATTTAAATCAATGA
- a CDS encoding PfkB family carbohydrate kinase, protein MYDICTIGHITLDKVVTSQSVKYMPGGTSFYFSKALQHFDLRYILVTALGSGEKYIVDGLREAAIEVHALESDFTVHFENIYSHNQDHREQNVLHTAAPFDVPQMPSLSSKIFHLGPLLSDDISVALVKELASKGEVSLDIQGFLRYVKDKKVYYTDWADKTEALPHITYLKANEFEMEAVTGTTDVQAGARYLATMGVREVIITLGSKGSVIYSNGEFHEIPAYQPTAVVDATGCGDTYMAGYLYQKIKGASIVEAGRFGAAMATLKIESSGPFSGNRNIIEKLIRQGAYTHEISTPVFDK, encoded by the coding sequence ATGTACGATATCTGCACCATAGGGCATATTACACTGGATAAAGTGGTAACATCCCAATCTGTAAAATACATGCCCGGAGGTACTTCTTTCTATTTTTCGAAGGCATTGCAGCATTTTGACCTGCGCTACATCCTGGTAACCGCACTGGGTAGCGGGGAGAAATACATTGTTGACGGACTGCGGGAGGCCGCTATTGAAGTACATGCGCTGGAAAGTGATTTCACCGTACACTTCGAAAACATATACAGCCACAACCAGGATCACCGCGAACAGAATGTGCTCCATACGGCGGCGCCTTTTGATGTACCCCAAATGCCTTCGCTTTCCTCAAAAATTTTTCATCTTGGCCCCTTACTATCTGACGATATCTCGGTTGCTCTGGTAAAAGAGCTTGCCTCAAAAGGTGAAGTATCTCTTGACATTCAGGGCTTCCTGAGATATGTAAAGGATAAAAAAGTTTACTACACCGACTGGGCCGATAAAACAGAAGCTCTTCCGCACATCACGTACCTGAAAGCGAACGAGTTTGAGATGGAAGCCGTTACCGGCACTACTGACGTGCAGGCAGGTGCCCGCTACCTGGCAACAATGGGCGTACGCGAGGTGATCATTACTTTGGGAAGCAAGGGTTCCGTGATTTACAGCAACGGAGAATTCCATGAAATCCCCGCTTACCAGCCCACTGCTGTGGTAGATGCTACCGGTTGCGGTGACACCTACATGGCGGGCTATCTGTACCAGAAAATAAAAGGGGCTTCAATAGTCGAAGCTGGCAGGTTTGGAGCCGCAATGGCTACCTTAAAAATAGAATCGTCCGGACCTTTTTCCGGCAACAGGAATATAATTGAAAAATTAATCAGGCAGGGGGCTTACACACACGAAATTTCCACCCCTGTTTTTGATAAGTAA
- a CDS encoding nucleotidyltransferase family protein: MNYAIIAAGEGSRLAKEGFELPKPMVTLHGETLIDRLIGVFKNNNPETIHIIINEESEILERHLTETDYELPLQIVRKSTPSSLHSFYELLKSAKNLGSVCLTTTDTVFREPEFRSFIETFEKHQEIDGLMAVTTFIDDESPLFVVTDDNKNITAFTDDNHQHTSYVSGGMYCLRGKALDVVTQAIEEGTSRMRNFQRQLLENKLQLKAYPFSKIVDVDHVADIKTAELFLNEEFVA, from the coding sequence ATGAATTACGCAATTATAGCAGCAGGAGAAGGTTCAAGGTTGGCAAAGGAAGGTTTCGAACTTCCCAAACCGATGGTTACCCTGCACGGAGAAACGTTAATCGACCGGCTGATCGGCGTTTTCAAAAATAACAATCCCGAGACTATTCATATCATTATCAATGAGGAATCCGAAATACTGGAACGACATCTGACCGAAACGGATTACGAACTGCCCTTACAAATCGTGCGTAAGTCTACACCAAGCTCTCTGCACAGCTTTTATGAACTACTGAAAAGTGCGAAAAACCTCGGCTCAGTGTGTCTGACAACTACCGATACCGTGTTCAGGGAACCGGAATTCAGATCGTTTATTGAAACATTTGAAAAACATCAGGAAATAGATGGGTTAATGGCCGTTACAACGTTCATTGATGACGAAAGTCCCTTGTTTGTTGTAACCGATGACAACAAAAACATCACAGCTTTTACGGATGACAACCACCAGCATACTTCCTATGTTTCTGGAGGGATGTACTGCTTACGCGGAAAAGCACTGGATGTAGTAACCCAGGCCATTGAAGAAGGAACAAGCAGGATGCGAAATTTTCAGCGCCAGCTACTGGAGAATAAATTACAACTAAAAGCATATCCGTTTTCCAAAATTGTGGATGTGGACCATGTTGCAGATATAAAAACAGCCGAGCTTTTCCTCAACGAAGAATTTGTGGCCTAA
- a CDS encoding nuclear transport factor 2 family protein: MMTDHQQIIEAEERLLTAVQSDDQMKLKELFHDELVVLGRDRPGAMYATGLGTTGSDNMKIRKVKILDRQINLTGNTAMVLVVEKVMGKYKGHPFEGRYLYMRVWKRTGTDWKVAAASGSMPVIEF; the protein is encoded by the coding sequence ATGATGACAGATCACCAGCAGATCATCGAGGCGGAGGAGCGTTTATTGACGGCCGTTCAGTCAGATGATCAGATGAAGTTAAAAGAATTATTTCATGATGAACTGGTGGTCCTTGGACGGGACCGGCCCGGAGCCATGTATGCCACCGGGCTAGGAACGACAGGTTCAGACAATATGAAAATACGGAAGGTAAAAATCCTCGACAGGCAGATCAACCTTACCGGAAATACGGCAATGGTTTTGGTGGTGGAGAAAGTCATGGGGAAATACAAAGGACATCCGTTTGAAGGAAGGTATCTGTACATGCGGGTCTGGAAGAGAACCGGCACTGACTGGAAGGTAGCGGCGGCATCGGGTTCCATGCCCGTCATAGAATTCTAG
- a CDS encoding YceI family protein translates to MKTIPILAFACLLWNCQSRQSPPAVYTLDKGKSVITWKGYLKNGDSNTGTVAVRGDKITLEDGEIQICSFRVPLSTLVNLNLPTADLKYQLIQHLQSADFFNMLVYPEVRFDLTEIEKYTDRTWEHTPQANYRIAGGLTMLGKTHPVTFPARITITDEQITVDGKLTIDRTKWGMTYASDKAAPDGMYVKPGIDLHVRVRGERIL, encoded by the coding sequence GTGAAAACAATTCCGATTCTGGCGTTTGCGTGTCTGTTGTGGAACTGTCAGTCGAGGCAATCACCGCCGGCGGTATATACCCTGGACAAAGGTAAGTCGGTGATAACCTGGAAGGGGTATCTGAAAAATGGTGATTCCAACACCGGAACGGTTGCGGTCAGGGGTGATAAGATTACCCTGGAAGACGGGGAGATACAAATTTGTTCTTTCCGTGTGCCCTTGTCCACCCTGGTGAACCTGAACCTCCCCACGGCTGATCTCAAGTACCAGCTGATACAGCATCTCCAGAGCGCCGATTTTTTCAACATGCTGGTATATCCCGAAGTCAGGTTCGATCTCACAGAAATCGAGAAATATACAGACCGAACCTGGGAGCATACCCCTCAGGCAAATTATAGGATTGCCGGCGGGCTTACCATGCTTGGGAAAACGCATCCGGTTACCTTCCCGGCTAGGATCACGATCACGGATGAACAAATTACGGTTGACGGTAAGTTGACTATCGACCGAACCAAATGGGGAATGACATACGCCAGCGACAAAGCGGCCCCGGATGGTATGTACGTCAAGCCGGGGATTGACCTTCATGTGAGGGTGAGGGGAGAAAGAATCCTTTGA
- a CDS encoding sterol desaturase family protein has product MAKNYVSNSRESSRMFRSNFLESLSKVHFSVPLFIFVPVIGYFSWRALFPGEMALITFMGYFLAGLFIWSLTEYIMHRFVFHFNPRGKLMERIHFIFHGVHHDYPNDAKRLVMPPSVSIPLATGFYFLFGVFLSVFPLSAFFSGFITGYLFYDMTHYALHHANFKNGFWKKLKKHHMTHHYSDSETGYGVTSDFWDRVFRSN; this is encoded by the coding sequence ATGGCTAAGAATTATGTTTCCAACTCAAGGGAATCATCAAGGATGTTCAGAAGTAATTTTCTTGAGTCTCTTTCTAAAGTGCATTTCAGCGTCCCTCTTTTCATCTTTGTGCCGGTCATCGGTTATTTTAGCTGGAGGGCCCTCTTTCCCGGAGAAATGGCGCTGATAACCTTTATGGGCTATTTCCTGGCAGGCCTTTTCATCTGGTCGCTCACTGAGTATATCATGCATCGTTTTGTATTCCATTTCAATCCCAGGGGGAAGCTCATGGAGCGCATCCATTTTATTTTCCACGGTGTACACCACGATTATCCCAATGACGCAAAACGCCTGGTCATGCCACCGTCGGTCAGCATACCACTCGCTACCGGTTTTTATTTTCTTTTCGGTGTATTTTTGTCAGTATTTCCCCTGTCTGCATTCTTTTCTGGGTTCATCACGGGGTACCTTTTTTATGACATGACGCACTATGCGCTACATCATGCCAATTTCAAAAACGGCTTCTGGAAGAAACTCAAAAAGCACCATATGACCCACCATTATTCGGATAGTGAGACGGGATATGGGGTTACTTCCGATTTCTGGGACAGAGTATTTCGGTCCAATTGA
- a CDS encoding ATP-grasp domain-containing protein, which produces MEDIDILGIHRNKKFSPNHIGNDDAIFSLTMKALENLGAKVGICSEDDFLSREHIGEQYIFTMARQKDAVKKLQTLEYNGVVVVNSGNGIENCYRTNMTNGLVDNGIPYPKSFVVPTTYTGDDVFDQLPGKGFWIKRGDFHAIHKEDVTFAYSKKEAKEIIKEYALRDIPDAVISEHLVGDLVKFYGVYDTDFFFWFYPYDNNHHKYAAYESINGKSMYHAFDENQLKQVAAASAEVLGIDIYGGDAIVGEDGSFHIIDLNDWPSFAPCRDEAAGYIAERIFERFTKLA; this is translated from the coding sequence ATGGAAGATATAGACATCCTGGGTATACACAGAAATAAGAAATTTTCGCCGAACCATATCGGGAATGACGATGCCATTTTTTCACTCACCATGAAAGCCCTTGAAAACCTTGGCGCAAAGGTGGGAATATGCTCGGAAGATGATTTTTTGAGCCGTGAGCATATTGGGGAACAATACATTTTCACCATGGCAAGGCAAAAAGATGCCGTTAAAAAACTACAAACTCTTGAATATAACGGAGTAGTGGTGGTGAACTCCGGAAATGGAATTGAAAACTGTTACCGTACCAACATGACCAACGGGCTGGTGGACAACGGGATACCTTACCCCAAAAGTTTTGTAGTGCCCACCACCTACACCGGTGATGATGTTTTTGACCAGTTACCGGGAAAAGGATTCTGGATCAAAAGAGGTGATTTTCATGCCATTCATAAGGAAGATGTAACTTTTGCCTATTCGAAAAAAGAAGCCAAGGAGATAATCAAAGAATATGCACTGAGAGACATCCCGGATGCCGTCATTTCCGAACACCTCGTGGGTGACCTTGTGAAATTTTACGGGGTTTATGATACCGACTTTTTCTTTTGGTTTTATCCTTACGACAACAACCACCATAAATACGCGGCCTACGAAAGTATCAACGGGAAGTCGATGTACCATGCTTTTGACGAAAATCAGCTAAAACAGGTAGCAGCCGCATCTGCCGAAGTGCTGGGGATTGATATTTATGGAGGTGATGCAATTGTAGGCGAAGACGGCAGTTTTCATATCATCGACCTGAACGACTGGCCCAGTTTTGCTCCTTGCCGGGACGAAGCCGCCGGATACATTGCCGAAAGAATATTTGAAAGATTCACAAAATTAGCCTGA
- a CDS encoding CDP-alcohol phosphatidyltransferase family protein translates to MSDLTKKDTVAFAGQETTSFENSLKSNDTEEKIDIWFYRPIGYQIALFCAKIGMTPNTVTIISIFFGVAAGILFYSQNLGVNIIGMLSLVFANSLDSADGQLARMTNNKSRLGRILDGAAGDFWFISIHIAICLRSMNEGWTALIWIPGVVAGFSHVVQSAMADYYRNVHLFFIKGKSGSELDNSRELQREYDQLTWTQNFGMKLVARFYLNYTNLQESLSPRLQKLLMLIRGKYRAGLPANLITDFRVQNRPLMKYTNIIQFNTRVLFLFLWLFMDQAWVYFFFDIFVLNPILIYMCVRQEKVSGYFYNKISNSKEYGYQSI, encoded by the coding sequence ATGAGCGACCTGACTAAGAAAGATACCGTTGCATTTGCCGGACAAGAAACAACTTCATTCGAGAATTCCTTAAAATCGAATGATACCGAGGAAAAAATTGATATATGGTTTTACCGCCCCATTGGGTATCAGATCGCACTGTTCTGTGCCAAAATCGGGATGACCCCCAATACGGTAACCATAATCAGTATCTTTTTTGGTGTGGCTGCGGGTATATTGTTTTACAGCCAGAATCTGGGAGTTAATATCATTGGAATGCTCTCCCTGGTGTTTGCCAACTCACTGGACAGCGCCGACGGGCAGCTTGCCAGGATGACAAACAACAAAAGCAGGCTGGGCAGGATACTCGACGGTGCAGCCGGGGATTTCTGGTTTATATCCATTCACATTGCCATTTGTTTAAGAAGTATGAACGAAGGCTGGACCGCCCTGATATGGATACCGGGTGTAGTAGCAGGTTTTTCACACGTAGTACAGTCCGCTATGGCCGATTATTACCGGAATGTCCACCTGTTTTTTATCAAAGGCAAATCGGGCAGTGAGTTGGACAACAGCCGTGAGCTGCAACGGGAGTACGACCAGCTGACATGGACACAGAATTTTGGCATGAAACTGGTGGCACGTTTTTACCTCAACTATACCAATCTGCAGGAAAGCCTGTCACCCAGGCTTCAGAAACTGCTGATGCTGATCCGCGGAAAATACAGAGCCGGTTTGCCAGCGAACCTGATTACGGATTTTCGGGTTCAAAACAGGCCGCTCATGAAGTATACCAACATTATTCAGTTCAACACCCGGGTTTTGTTTCTGTTTTTGTGGCTGTTTATGGACCAGGCCTGGGTTTATTTCTTCTTTGATATTTTTGTGTTAAACCCCATTCTGATCTACATGTGCGTGCGTCAGGAAAAAGTGAGCGGATATTTCTACAATAAGATTTCGAATAGTAAAGAATATGGGTACCAAAGTATATAA
- a CDS encoding lysylphosphatidylglycerol synthase transmembrane domain-containing protein, which produces MGTKVYKAIFMLIGIFSLGYMIYGIGVEDLWLNIQKTGIWFVPVIGSWLVIYILNAFAFKAVIHEPGHPRTDLSFLSVLKLTISGYAINYITPFVALGGEPYRIMELKPRLGIHKATSSVLLYSLMHMFSHVVFWVVSIGLILAVIPVNSIMLAGCGLMLAISLLLGFWFIRVYKKGFTVSTVNLLSRVPLIGKKAKIFAREKEETLHEIDNQIRIFYADRRSRFYSSLVLEFVARVVGCLEIYFTAFAIGLDMSLTEALIVSSASSLFANLIFFFPMQLGTREGGLALALKSVGLPAAGGIFIGVVMRIREIVWIMIGLALMGKKGVAQHEGPVEKDGELSYAHQSAESKRRVW; this is translated from the coding sequence ATGGGTACCAAAGTATATAAAGCCATTTTTATGCTGATCGGCATATTCTCTCTGGGCTATATGATCTATGGCATCGGAGTAGAAGACCTATGGCTGAATATACAGAAAACGGGTATCTGGTTTGTGCCTGTCATCGGGAGCTGGCTAGTCATCTATATCCTGAATGCTTTTGCTTTCAAAGCCGTGATCCATGAACCCGGCCACCCCCGAACCGACCTTTCTTTCCTATCCGTTTTGAAACTGACCATTTCCGGTTACGCCATCAATTACATCACACCATTTGTAGCACTTGGAGGTGAGCCTTACCGCATTATGGAACTCAAACCCAGGCTGGGTATACACAAGGCCACTTCTTCGGTCCTATTGTACAGCCTCATGCATATGTTTTCCCACGTTGTATTCTGGGTGGTTTCTATCGGTCTCATCCTGGCAGTGATCCCGGTCAACAGCATCATGCTGGCGGGCTGCGGCCTGATGCTGGCCATCAGTCTGCTTTTAGGATTTTGGTTTATAAGGGTTTACAAAAAAGGATTCACCGTCAGCACCGTTAATCTGCTGAGCCGGGTACCGCTGATTGGCAAAAAAGCGAAAATTTTTGCCCGCGAAAAAGAAGAAACGCTGCATGAAATTGACAATCAGATCAGGATTTTCTATGCCGACCGCCGGTCGCGCTTTTATTCATCCCTGGTACTGGAATTTGTGGCGCGGGTGGTTGGCTGCCTGGAAATTTATTTCACTGCTTTTGCCATCGGGTTGGATATGTCTCTCACAGAAGCATTGATCGTCAGTTCAGCGTCTTCGCTTTTTGCCAACCTGATATTCTTTTTCCCAATGCAGCTGGGTACCCGTGAAGGGGGCCTTGCCCTGGCCTTAAAAAGTGTTGGATTGCCTGCGGCGGGCGGAATATTCATCGGTGTAGTGATGCGGATCCGGGAAATTGTCTGGATCATGATCGGCTTGGCACTGATGGGTAAAAAGGGCGTTGCCCAACACGAAGGCCCGGTGGAAAAGGATGGAGAATTAAGTTACGCACATCAAAGTGCTGAAAGTAAAAGAAGAGTATGGTAA